The Streptomyces pratensis genomic interval GCAGGGGCGGTCTCGGTGACCGGCTCCACGACCTCGGCGGTCTGCGGCGCACCCGCCGGAGCGGTCGCCTTGCGGACGGCACGGCGACGAGGGCGGGCCGGCGGCGCGGCCTCGACGGCGGGCTCGGTCGTTTCGGCAGCGGCCGGTATGGCCGGCGTGACGTCCTCGGCGGCGGACGCGCCCGGCGCGCCCGACGGCGGGCCGGCGGGGCGGGATGCCGCGCGGCGCCTGCGGCGCGGCGGCAGCTTGTCCCCGGGGGCGTTGTTGTCTTCCGCGTGTGCGGGGTTTCCGGTGTTACCGGGTTCGTTCGGCTCGTGCATGCGGGCGGTTCTCCCGTCGTGCTCCCGGGCGCCACGCCTGATTCCGGTCCGACGCGATTCGCGTGATGTGCGCGATACCGCCGTCCGGGGCGCGGGCGCCGCACGGGAGCTGATGTCTGGCTCGCCGGTTCCGTACGCGCTACGCACGGCCTGGCGAAAGTCTTATGGGGCGGTGCGCGGCCCGACCCAGGTGGCTCCCGAGTCCAAGGGCTGCGCTACAACGACCGCCTTACGCGGAACCTGCACCTTCCGGCGCCGTCGCGGCGGCGGCCGGATCGGCCGTGGGTACGGCCGGGGCTGCCTCGCGGTCGGGCGCGAGCGGGTCGGTCACCGTGCCGGACTCCTCGTCGAAGAGCCCCTGCGCCAGCCTGGTCACCGCAGCGGGGACCGGCGGCGTTAGGTCGGCCACAGCTCGGAGACCGGACAGGACGTCGTCGGGTCGCACGGCAGGTGTCACGTGCCGCACTACCAGCCGCAGTATCGCACAGGGCCTGTCCCCGGACCTATCAGGCTGTGGATCAAGGGCCTCCAGGCCGGCGACCGCCGCACGGGCGTCGAAGGTCCGCATGCCGTTCTTCGCACGGCGCTGGACCTCGACGGTCTCGGCGCCCAGGAAGGCGGTGACGGCCTTCTCCGCGTCCTGCACGGTGACCCCGTCCAGCCGCATCTCCCATACGGAGGCGGTGAGCCGGTCGGCGAGGCCGGAGGTGCGGGCCTCCACCGCGTCGATGACGTCGAGGCCGTCGGGCATCGACGCGTCGAGCAGCTTGCGCAGGGTCTCCGGGTCCCGCGCCTCGGTGAGGGCGATCTCCAGGAACTCGGCCTCGCTGCCCGTACCCGTGGGGGCGGCGTTGGCGTACGACACCTTCGGGTGCGGGGTGAAGCCCGCCGAGTAGGCCATGGGCACCTCGGAGCGGCGCAGCGCCCGCTCGAAGGCACGCTGGAAGTCTCTGTGACTGGTGAACCGGAGGCGGCCCCGCTTGGTGTAGCGCAGTCGGATGCGCTGCACCGCCGGTGCGGGCGGCGGGCCTTCGGGCTGTCGCTTGCCCAGTGGTTCTTCTCCTCGGTGCGGGGCGGCCGCGGTGGCGTGCCGCCCACGAAGTACGGGGTGCCCCGGGGTGCCGCTCCGGCTCACCCCCGCTCGACGGTTTTGTC includes:
- a CDS encoding TIGR03936 family radical SAM-associated protein; amino-acid sequence: MQRIRLRYTKRGRLRFTSHRDFQRAFERALRRSEVPMAYSAGFTPHPKVSYANAAPTGTGSEAEFLEIALTEARDPETLRKLLDASMPDGLDVIDAVEARTSGLADRLTASVWEMRLDGVTVQDAEKAVTAFLGAETVEVQRRAKNGMRTFDARAAVAGLEALDPQPDRSGDRPCAILRLVVRHVTPAVRPDDVLSGLRAVADLTPPVPAAVTRLAQGLFDEESGTVTDPLAPDREAAPAVPTADPAAAATAPEGAGSA